Proteins encoded in a region of the Paenibacillus wynnii genome:
- a CDS encoding sensor histidine kinase, whose protein sequence is MIRRRFAVRFAWQMAVTGVMLAVLAIIIVIWMLKKFEDIEISRNFAPMGISRLISEADIDSNGLIVNSVLLQRLKEDGGWLQSLDEKGNVLQSFNTPNDLPARYVPGQLIDYWLGNEPFPYRLGLWIQEKDKHLYTMLYGERSTKVDLMQRLIADGKIMDDQIQFSNSTIVQLDQMGSWVQVLDREGVEVASWRKPGNTPSSYTLQELAMRTHNQALDGLGMDTQYDPITGLTWAVQYPMDITKNQAARIPMLNSESGVMIFGIGAFLLSAFVLFILLSLWYANRFGSPVLYILNWIQRLGKGDYSEHVRANNERRNRKGDWKRGYRIFGEVMDSIDSLAIELRTAKDAEEQTQRNREEWIAGVTHDMKTPLSSIQGYAHMLEAEKYSWSEEEVRQFASTILEKTVYMNKLINDLTLTYRLRNGVIPVTFEELDICVLLSESVVLATSHLQYEGSQIRCITPSTSIMAAVYPPWFERVVDNIIANAIFHNSSGTGMIIELIEMPEKGWRIDFRDDGQGMDPQTIARLFDRYYRGTNTDSSIEGSGLGMVITKELVQAMGGRIAVSSQVGEGTVISTIYTGA, encoded by the coding sequence ATGATTCGGAGGCGTTTTGCGGTAAGATTTGCATGGCAGATGGCTGTGACTGGAGTGATGTTGGCGGTGTTGGCCATCATCATTGTGATATGGATGTTAAAAAAATTTGAGGACATCGAGATTAGCCGTAATTTTGCGCCTATGGGCATATCGCGCCTTATCTCAGAAGCGGACATTGACTCCAATGGGTTGATTGTTAATTCAGTTTTGTTACAGCGGTTAAAGGAAGATGGGGGGTGGCTGCAAAGTTTGGATGAGAAAGGCAATGTCCTTCAGTCCTTCAATACGCCGAACGACTTGCCTGCCCGTTATGTCCCAGGGCAACTTATAGATTATTGGTTAGGAAATGAGCCGTTTCCTTATCGACTCGGGCTTTGGATACAAGAGAAGGACAAGCATTTATATACGATGCTTTATGGTGAACGGTCTACAAAGGTAGATTTAATGCAGCGATTAATAGCTGATGGCAAGATCATGGACGACCAGATTCAATTTTCCAACAGCACTATTGTTCAGTTAGATCAAATGGGGAGTTGGGTTCAAGTCCTTGATCGTGAGGGGGTTGAAGTAGCTTCTTGGAGGAAGCCGGGGAATACACCCTCGTCTTATACGCTGCAGGAACTGGCAATGAGAACTCATAATCAAGCCCTTGATGGATTAGGGATGGATACCCAATATGACCCTATAACCGGGCTGACTTGGGCTGTACAATACCCGATGGACATTACTAAGAATCAAGCCGCACGAATCCCAATGCTTAATTCAGAGTCGGGTGTAATGATTTTCGGGATCGGTGCTTTCCTGCTGTCGGCTTTTGTACTCTTTATCCTGCTGTCCCTTTGGTATGCCAATCGATTTGGATCGCCGGTCCTTTATATTCTCAATTGGATTCAGAGGTTGGGGAAGGGGGATTACAGTGAGCATGTGCGCGCGAACAACGAAAGACGTAATCGAAAAGGAGATTGGAAGCGCGGATACCGTATCTTTGGTGAAGTGATGGATTCGATCGATTCTCTGGCTATCGAGCTCCGTACAGCGAAGGATGCTGAAGAGCAAACTCAGAGAAATCGAGAAGAGTGGATCGCAGGGGTTACGCATGATATGAAGACGCCGCTTTCTTCTATTCAGGGATATGCGCATATGCTGGAGGCGGAGAAATATAGCTGGTCTGAGGAGGAAGTACGCCAATTTGCCTCAACGATATTGGAGAAAACGGTCTATATGAATAAACTCATCAACGATCTTACTTTGACTTACAGACTAAGAAACGGGGTAATCCCTGTTACCTTTGAGGAGTTGGACATCTGTGTCCTATTATCCGAATCTGTAGTACTGGCCACTTCACACCTACAATACGAGGGGAGTCAGATTCGTTGTATAACACCATCCACTTCCATTATGGCAGCCGTATATCCTCCATGGTTCGAACGCGTAGTTGACAATATCATAGCTAATGCGATTTTTCATAACTCTTCAGGTACGGGGATGATTATTGAATTGATCGAAATGCCAGAGAAAGGTTGGCGCATAGACTTCAGAGATGACGGTCAAGGAATGGATCCACAGACCATTGCACGCTTATTTGACCGTTATTATCGGGGAACAAATACGGATAGCTCCATAGAAGGCAGTGGTCTCGGAATGGTTATAACTAAGGAATTGGTCCAAGCGATGGGTGGGCGAATTGCCGTGAGCTCGCAAGTAGGTGAAGGGACGGTAATAAGTACTATCTATACTGGCGCATAA
- a CDS encoding response regulator transcription factor, whose translation MKDVKILLVDDERAIVEMMVTVLRKEGFSHIDTAFNGEAALAACANKKYDIVLLDVMMPGASGLDICPFIRRTTDAPILFITARTSDFDTLSGFAVGGDDYITKPFNPLEVVARMRAQLRRYLQAQPEERSSARSYDFGRFQLDEVEGTLTVEGHTSHCPAQVFQLLLFLCKHPNRIFSKSELYQRVWGEDLYNDDNTVMVHVHRVRERIEINPSKPQYLVNVRGMGYKLILPKGES comes from the coding sequence TTGAAGGATGTCAAGATACTGCTCGTTGATGATGAACGCGCCATTGTGGAAATGATGGTCACGGTGCTTCGAAAAGAGGGATTTTCTCATATCGATACAGCCTTTAACGGAGAAGCGGCGCTTGCTGCATGTGCAAATAAAAAATATGATATTGTACTGCTGGATGTTATGATGCCGGGTGCCAGCGGTCTTGATATTTGTCCATTCATTCGTCGCACTACGGATGCTCCAATCCTGTTTATAACCGCTAGAACATCGGATTTTGATACTTTATCAGGGTTTGCGGTGGGCGGAGATGACTACATTACTAAACCTTTTAACCCACTGGAAGTCGTTGCGAGGATGCGGGCACAACTGCGCAGATACCTGCAGGCTCAACCAGAAGAGCGGAGTTCTGCTCGTAGCTATGATTTTGGCCGCTTTCAACTGGATGAAGTGGAAGGAACACTGACCGTAGAAGGACACACTTCTCATTGTCCGGCACAAGTATTCCAGCTGCTTTTGTTCCTTTGTAAACATCCCAACCGGATATTCAGTAAGAGTGAGCTGTATCAACGGGTATGGGGAGAGGACCTATATAATGATGACAACACCGTTATGGTTCATGTCCATCGTGTTCGTGAGAGAATTGAGATCAATCCCTCGAAGCCCCAATACCTTGTGAATGTAAGAGGGATGGGGTATAAGCTGATCCTGCCAAAAGGGGAGAGTTAA